A single region of the Deltaproteobacteria bacterium genome encodes:
- a CDS encoding amino acid permease has product MENKTERTMGLFGAVGVGVGAIVGGGILALAGVAFATTGPSAILAFTLNGIIALITALSFAELSAAFPESGGTYVFSKKVLSIRAAFAVGWVVWFASIVAAVLYALGAGLFITILLEGVAEQLPWEFVNWDKAEWPALAIAIISIVVYTASLVRRPGGGGSFANIGKITAFAILIIGGLWALPEESLSSIRTDYSPFFALGALGLIQAMGYTFIAFQGFDLIAAVAGEVKDPGKTIPRAMIISLLIALSIYIPLIFIITVAGTDIGESITALSKEDPEAIIAVTAENYLGKFGFWLVVAAAILSMLSALYANILAASRIAQSMARDRTLPRSLGSIYEKRGTPAAAIIVTAAIIAATLLVIPDVGSAGAAASLIFLLTFALAQWMTLLARKRRSSTSKSFRTPLFPYITILGIAACIGLAMFQGIKVPAAGLIALVWLLIGGVLYLILFARSARIFDASSEGFDPELVRLRGRSPLVLVPIANPTNAAPMVAVANTLAPPHYGKVLLLSVVTTDEEWNQDRHTGLVINAQEVLREAVTASLDIGLSPEALITIAKRPWPEIIRVAETHRCESLLVGLTEFTDKETEKNLEKLINSVNCDVVILRAPHEWHIYEAERILVPVGGRGVHGELLARVLGSISRAGNAEITFLRVLPEKTDWKTLDRARKELFLFAADQAVKGNLKIKVEKADDIANQIMSHVVESDLVILGIQSRGRYKKSFGELTLRIARETNCPILMISRQS; this is encoded by the coding sequence ATGGAAAATAAAACAGAACGGACTATGGGCCTCTTCGGCGCGGTAGGAGTCGGGGTAGGGGCAATTGTAGGAGGCGGGATACTGGCTCTGGCCGGCGTTGCCTTCGCAACCACAGGCCCGAGCGCCATACTGGCCTTCACGCTAAACGGTATAATCGCTTTAATAACCGCACTCAGCTTTGCCGAGCTATCAGCCGCATTCCCCGAATCGGGAGGCACGTATGTCTTCTCGAAAAAGGTTTTATCCATAAGGGCCGCTTTCGCAGTGGGATGGGTCGTATGGTTCGCCTCCATCGTGGCCGCTGTCCTTTACGCGCTCGGTGCCGGGCTTTTTATAACAATACTTCTGGAGGGCGTGGCGGAGCAATTGCCCTGGGAATTCGTTAATTGGGACAAGGCGGAATGGCCGGCTCTAGCAATAGCCATAATATCAATAGTTGTTTACACCGCGAGCCTTGTGAGAAGACCGGGCGGGGGGGGCAGTTTTGCAAATATCGGAAAGATTACCGCTTTCGCCATATTGATTATCGGCGGCCTGTGGGCGCTTCCCGAGGAGTCCCTGTCGAGCATCAGAACGGACTATTCACCGTTCTTCGCTTTAGGTGCTCTGGGCCTGATACAGGCTATGGGATATACGTTTATTGCGTTTCAGGGATTCGATCTGATCGCGGCAGTAGCGGGAGAGGTGAAAGATCCGGGGAAAACCATCCCCAGAGCAATGATAATTTCTCTCCTGATTGCGCTTTCCATATATATCCCGCTCATATTTATAATAACCGTAGCCGGAACAGACATAGGGGAGTCGATCACTGCTTTGAGTAAGGAGGATCCCGAGGCAATCATCGCGGTTACTGCAGAGAACTATCTGGGAAAATTCGGATTCTGGCTCGTTGTGGCGGCTGCGATTCTTTCCATGCTTTCCGCACTCTACGCGAATATACTCGCAGCATCCCGTATAGCCCAGAGCATGGCAAGGGACAGAACCCTGCCCAGGTCCCTCGGGAGTATATATGAGAAACGGGGAACACCCGCGGCGGCCATTATCGTAACCGCGGCGATAATTGCGGCTACACTGCTCGTGATACCCGATGTGGGCTCCGCCGGCGCAGCGGCGAGTTTGATTTTCCTTCTGACATTCGCACTTGCCCAATGGATGACACTACTTGCCAGAAAGAGAAGAAGCAGCACCTCAAAATCATTCCGCACCCCGTTATTCCCGTATATCACGATTCTGGGTATCGCAGCCTGTATCGGACTCGCAATGTTTCAAGGCATAAAGGTCCCGGCCGCGGGGCTTATCGCTCTGGTCTGGCTGCTCATAGGCGGGGTATTGTATTTAATCCTGTTCGCGAGGAGCGCCCGAATCTTCGACGCGTCCTCGGAAGGGTTCGACCCGGAGCTTGTCAGGTTAAGGGGAAGAAGCCCGCTCGTGCTAGTCCCGATTGCCAATCCGACGAACGCGGCGCCCATGGTGGCCGTAGCCAACACGCTCGCTCCGCCCCATTACGGTAAAGTGCTACTTCTATCGGTTGTCACTACCGATGAGGAGTGGAATCAGGACCGGCACACCGGACTTGTAATTAACGCCCAGGAAGTGCTGAGGGAGGCGGTAACCGCCTCGCTCGATATCGGGCTATCTCCCGAAGCCCTGATTACAATAGCGAAAAGGCCGTGGCCCGAGATCATTCGTGTGGCCGAGACCCACCGGTGCGAGAGTCTCCTGGTGGGACTTACCGAATTTACGGACAAGGAGACAGAAAAAAATCTCGAAAAGCTCATAAACAGCGTCAATTGCGACGTCGTAATACTGCGCGCCCCCCATGAGTGGCACATCTATGAAGCCGAGCGGATACTGGTTCCCGTAGGGGGAAGAGGCGTCCACGGCGAGCTATTGGCCAGGGTTCTCGGAAGCATAAGCCGCGCCGGAAACGCGGAGATTACCTTCTTAAGGGTCCTGCCGGAAAAAACCGACTGGAAAACCCTGGACAGAGCCAGGAAAGAACTTTTTCTATTCGCGGCGGACCAGGCAGTCAAAGGCAACCTGAAAATCAAAGTGGAAAAAGCGGATGACATAGCGAATCAGATTATGAGCCACGTAGTCGAAAGCGATCTCGTGATTCTGGGGATTCAGAGCAGGGGAAGATATAAAAAATCCTTCGGGGAGCTGACCCTCCGAATCGCGCGTGAAACGAATTGTCCGATTCTGATGATTAGCAGGCAGAGTTAA
- a CDS encoding nuclear transport factor 2 family protein, whose protein sequence is MRNGNLAGIQILDSGKTELSGRNIQITTSAFHELIEKKNISLFSRLMSPELKIRKNNELWNYDQTLGYIERLNSVYKKVTFLPFEMIIATGDYVTVKYTERLYPDDGPVESHKFISIFEIKDGRIRNIWELAVPEEE, encoded by the coding sequence ATGAGAAACGGAAATCTGGCTGGAATACAGATATTGGATTCCGGAAAAACCGAGCTGAGCGGGCGCAACATACAAATTACAACCTCCGCTTTCCATGAGCTGATTGAAAAGAAAAACATCTCGCTGTTTTCCAGACTTATGAGCCCCGAGCTTAAAATTCGCAAAAACAACGAGCTATGGAATTATGACCAGACGCTCGGTTACATAGAGAGGTTAAATTCCGTGTATAAAAAGGTCACATTCCTTCCCTTCGAAATGATTATCGCCACCGGAGATTACGTCACGGTTAAATACACGGAGAGACTGTATCCTGACGACGGACCGGTGGAGTCACACAAGTTCATCTCCATCTTTGAAATCAAAGACGGCAGGATTCGTAATATTTGGGAGCTGGCCGTTCCGGAAGAGGAATAA
- a CDS encoding homoserine dehydrogenase, translating into MSVINVGLIGAGTVGCGVIKVINQNKSLIEKRTGISLNLKKIADVDPGRKRPVRIPKSKLTTDALELIDDDSIQIVIELIGGTTAAKDFVLRAIKNGKHVVTANKALLAHHGKEIFGSASRKGVDIGFEASVGGGIPIIKSTQESYAANNILSIHGIMNGTSNYILSKMTEEGSEFEDVLKQAQKEGYAEADPSFDVDGVDAAHKLSILIMLSFGTFIKFKKIHVEGIRGITPLDIAFADELGYKIKLLAIAKSRENGLEAGVYPTLVKKGTQMADVSGAFNAIYVVGDAVGPTMLYGMGAGMMPTASAVVSDVIQISKHLCLGNTHSSPPRLYDEKISPKLIQLTDTTNKYYLRFEAEDKPGVLGKITGSLGKHGISIESVIQKGRHLGGGDVPVVIMTHEAKEKNLVSALREIGRFSTVSSKTNFIRIEEL; encoded by the coding sequence ATGAGCGTTATAAATGTCGGTCTGATCGGAGCGGGCACCGTGGGATGCGGGGTCATCAAGGTAATTAATCAAAATAAAAGTCTAATAGAGAAGAGGACCGGTATAAGTCTAAATTTAAAGAAGATAGCGGACGTGGACCCCGGGAGGAAAAGACCCGTAAGAATCCCGAAGAGTAAACTTACGACGGACGCTCTCGAGCTGATAGACGACGACTCGATACAGATAGTGATCGAGCTTATAGGGGGCACTACCGCGGCAAAGGATTTTGTGCTCCGCGCGATAAAAAACGGGAAGCACGTAGTTACGGCGAACAAGGCCCTTCTCGCGCACCACGGCAAGGAAATTTTCGGCAGCGCAAGCCGAAAAGGGGTTGATATAGGATTCGAGGCAAGCGTCGGTGGGGGAATTCCGATAATAAAATCCACTCAGGAGAGTTATGCCGCAAACAACATACTCTCTATTCACGGGATTATGAACGGCACTTCAAACTACATACTCTCAAAGATGACCGAGGAAGGATCCGAGTTCGAGGATGTGCTCAAACAGGCCCAGAAAGAGGGATACGCGGAAGCCGACCCCTCGTTTGACGTCGATGGCGTCGATGCGGCCCACAAGCTGTCCATATTGATTATGCTCTCGTTCGGCACTTTTATAAAATTCAAGAAAATCCATGTCGAGGGGATAAGGGGAATTACCCCACTCGACATTGCCTTCGCAGACGAGCTCGGATACAAGATAAAACTGCTGGCAATAGCGAAATCAAGGGAAAACGGCCTCGAAGCGGGAGTTTATCCCACGCTTGTGAAAAAGGGCACCCAGATGGCGGATGTCTCAGGCGCCTTTAACGCAATTTACGTTGTCGGGGACGCAGTGGGTCCGACTATGCTCTACGGTATGGGAGCTGGAATGATGCCGACGGCAAGCGCCGTTGTAAGCGACGTAATTCAAATCTCAAAACACCTTTGTCTCGGGAACACGCATTCATCCCCTCCGAGGCTCTACGATGAAAAAATATCCCCGAAACTCATACAGTTGACCGACACTACGAATAAATATTACTTAAGATTCGAGGCCGAAGACAAACCCGGGGTCCTCGGGAAAATCACGGGCAGCCTGGGAAAACACGGTATAAGTATCGAGTCGGTGATTCAGAAAGGAAGGCATCTCGGGGGAGGAGACGTGCCTGTAGTGATTATGACCCATGAGGCGAAAGAAAAGAACCTGGTTTCGGCGCTTAGAGAAATAGGAAGATTCTCAACGGTCAGCTCCAAAACGAATTTTATCAGGATAGAAGAACTTTGA
- a CDS encoding ATP-binding protein, with the protein MAKKVNFKEIFDSLPECIIIIDKKFTVLDMNDNAESTFRIARQNARGKYSRQFLPEEVEHVAVMAMDEGRTIFGEEVNPVLRSGEKISIQTVASPIFTKNGNLKGAILQIKDLSGTKFLNSKSIQEISASKFEHLILGLAHELKNPLSGIRGAAQLLAGDTTNKETIKCAEIITKEADRLRSLLDTLKQLEPFPREVFEHIDIHEILMEIIFLESMSKPEKRVQIKQNYDVTIPPLSGNRDALKQALLNLIKNASEAAGDNGTVEISTRWITEHKLKGQKSMSVEIKDDGDGIPRGSVEKVFSPFYTTKKKGSGLGLFLAYQIVAKHGGAIIVDSEPGQGATFKVYLPILDV; encoded by the coding sequence ATGGCTAAAAAGGTTAACTTCAAAGAGATATTCGACTCCCTTCCCGAGTGCATAATAATTATCGACAAAAAATTCACCGTACTGGATATGAACGACAATGCGGAGTCAACATTCAGGATTGCAAGACAGAATGCACGGGGAAAATATTCCAGGCAATTTTTACCCGAAGAGGTCGAGCATGTAGCCGTTATGGCTATGGATGAGGGAAGGACGATATTCGGTGAAGAGGTTAACCCGGTTCTCAGAAGCGGTGAAAAAATCTCCATTCAGACCGTGGCTTCTCCCATATTCACCAAAAATGGAAACCTCAAAGGGGCCATATTGCAGATAAAAGACCTTTCCGGAACAAAATTTCTTAACAGCAAAAGCATACAGGAAATATCGGCATCGAAATTCGAGCATCTTATTCTCGGGCTCGCGCATGAGCTCAAGAATCCCCTCAGCGGAATACGGGGAGCCGCGCAGCTGCTGGCAGGAGATACGACTAATAAAGAGACTATCAAATGCGCGGAAATTATTACCAAGGAAGCCGACAGACTGAGATCACTGCTCGACACACTGAAGCAGCTTGAGCCCTTTCCCAGGGAAGTTTTCGAGCACATAGACATACACGAGATTCTCATGGAAATCATTTTCCTTGAATCAATGTCTAAACCGGAAAAGCGCGTTCAGATAAAACAGAACTACGATGTGACGATCCCCCCTTTGAGCGGCAACAGGGACGCTCTTAAACAAGCATTATTGAACCTGATAAAAAACGCGTCTGAGGCAGCAGGGGATAATGGCACCGTGGAAATCTCCACACGATGGATAACCGAACACAAACTCAAGGGCCAGAAGTCAATGTCGGTCGAGATAAAAGACGACGGGGACGGCATTCCGCGGGGATCTGTGGAAAAAGTATTCAGCCCCTTTTATACTACCAAGAAGAAAGGCTCGGGACTGGGATTATTCCTGGCTTATCAGATCGTAGCAAAGCACGGAGGGGCAATCATCGTCGATAGCGAACCCGGACAAGGCGCGACCTTCAAGGTTTACCTCCCGATTTTAGATGTTTAA
- a CDS encoding sigma-54 dependent transcriptional regulator — protein MKRKILIADDEESIRWVLGKCLEKAGYSTEYAENGKEAIDKALSKDFSSIILDITMPDTSGFEALKELRARGIDPPVIIITAQNTVKNAIDAMKQGAYDYIAKPFDLDEVKITVQRAIDSYENSKKLEILRSDTGETETLQDIVGSSQAMLNIYKMIGRVAERDITVLVVGESGTGKELVSRAIHSNSMRRDGKLVAVNIAAIPKELLESELFGYEKGAFTGASLPKQGRFEEAHKGTLHLDEIGDMPAELQTKLLRILEERKFYRLGSEKPTPVDVRIIASTNKDLEKEVGEGRFREDLYYRLNAITIQIPPLRKRIEDVVPLMEHFLDKYSRELGVGKRTISDEAKEMVCGYDWPGNVRELENIIKRLLVLTSDSVITKETLTEAAPNLEGKTRRGDGSLEQFVANELKYMLEATGDSPSGKIYDEIIKKVEKPLIESVLLLTGGNKKKAAQLLGINRNTLSKKIEDLGLREKGND, from the coding sequence ATGAAAAGAAAAATATTAATAGCGGACGACGAAGAAAGCATCAGATGGGTACTCGGCAAATGCCTTGAAAAAGCCGGTTATTCAACGGAGTATGCCGAAAACGGGAAAGAGGCAATCGATAAAGCCCTGTCAAAAGATTTTTCCTCAATAATACTTGATATTACCATGCCTGATACAAGCGGGTTTGAAGCCCTCAAGGAACTCCGAGCCCGGGGCATAGACCCGCCGGTAATAATAATAACCGCTCAGAACACCGTCAAAAACGCTATAGACGCGATGAAACAGGGGGCTTATGACTACATTGCCAAGCCCTTTGACCTGGACGAAGTAAAGATAACCGTCCAGAGAGCAATCGACAGCTATGAGAATTCCAAGAAGCTCGAGATACTCAGGTCAGATACCGGGGAAACGGAAACCCTGCAGGATATAGTCGGGAGCTCTCAGGCGATGCTCAACATATACAAAATGATAGGCAGAGTGGCCGAGCGCGACATAACGGTTTTGGTCGTGGGAGAAAGCGGGACGGGAAAAGAGCTTGTTTCCAGAGCCATACACTCGAACAGCATGAGAAGGGATGGAAAGCTCGTAGCCGTTAACATAGCGGCAATTCCGAAGGAGCTCCTCGAAAGCGAGCTTTTCGGGTACGAGAAAGGCGCATTTACAGGCGCGTCTCTACCCAAGCAGGGACGGTTCGAGGAGGCGCACAAGGGCACTCTCCATCTGGACGAAATAGGAGACATGCCGGCCGAGCTTCAGACAAAGCTCCTCCGCATACTGGAGGAGAGGAAATTTTACCGACTGGGAAGCGAAAAACCCACCCCTGTGGATGTGAGAATTATCGCATCGACAAATAAGGACCTGGAGAAAGAGGTCGGCGAAGGCAGATTCAGGGAAGACCTTTACTACAGACTCAACGCGATTACGATTCAAATACCCCCTCTCAGGAAGAGAATCGAGGATGTTGTGCCGTTGATGGAGCACTTTCTCGATAAGTACTCCAGAGAGCTCGGCGTGGGTAAGAGAACAATATCCGATGAGGCAAAAGAGATGGTTTGCGGCTACGACTGGCCGGGAAATGTAAGGGAGCTGGAAAATATAATAAAACGCTTACTGGTACTGACGTCGGACAGTGTGATTACCAAAGAGACACTGACAGAAGCCGCCCCTAACCTCGAAGGTAAAACCAGGAGGGGTGACGGATCATTGGAGCAATTTGTAGCAAATGAATTGAAATACATGCTCGAAGCCACAGGCGACAGTCCTTCCGGTAAAATCTATGACGAAATAATCAAGAAGGTCGAAAAACCTCTTATAGAATCCGTTCTTCTTCTCACAGGGGGAAATAAGAAGAAAGCGGCGCAGCTACTGGGAATCAACAGAAACACGCTCTCTAAAAAAATCGAGGATTTAGGCCTTCGGGAAAAAGGTAATGATTAG
- the rnc gene encoding ribonuclease III has translation MIEKKLEYKFKDRKILKTALTHSSFANETSVESNERLEFLGDAVLGFIVARVLYDLFPDAAEGKLSKMRSSIVSRMNFAHFARELKIDKQLLLGKGEENTGGRKRQSNLAGAFEAVIGAIFIDGGYKKVYSIVSKLLKNCLNGKEEIFKDYKTTLQEVAQRQFKKVPKYKVVLEEGPPHDKCFHVEVKLGRKSLGKGIGRNKKQAEQAAAKEGLKSVELNI, from the coding sequence ATGATCGAGAAGAAGCTAGAATATAAATTCAAAGACCGCAAGATTCTTAAAACCGCGCTTACTCACAGTTCTTTTGCGAACGAAACTTCTGTTGAGAGTAACGAGAGACTCGAATTTCTGGGTGACGCCGTTCTGGGGTTTATAGTCGCACGGGTACTTTACGACCTTTTCCCGGACGCCGCGGAGGGAAAGCTTTCAAAAATGCGAAGCTCTATTGTAAGCAGGATGAATTTCGCGCATTTCGCCAGGGAGCTTAAAATAGACAAGCAGTTACTTTTGGGGAAGGGCGAGGAGAATACCGGAGGGAGGAAGAGACAATCCAATCTGGCAGGCGCTTTTGAGGCTGTCATAGGGGCGATATTCATAGACGGCGGTTACAAAAAGGTTTATTCCATAGTATCAAAGCTGCTTAAGAATTGTCTTAACGGTAAAGAGGAGATATTTAAGGATTATAAAACCACGCTCCAGGAAGTCGCACAAAGGCAGTTTAAAAAGGTTCCCAAGTACAAGGTGGTTTTGGAGGAAGGGCCTCCTCACGACAAGTGCTTTCACGTAGAGGTGAAGCTGGGCAGAAAATCTCTGGGTAAGGGAATCGGCCGAAATAAAAAGCAGGCAGAACAGGCTGCGGCCAAAGAGGGGCTTAAGAGTGTCGAACTCAACATTTAG
- a CDS encoding SIMPL domain-containing protein (The SIMPL domain is named for its presence in mouse protein SIMPL (signalling molecule that associates with mouse pelle-like kinase). Bacterial member BP26, from Brucella, was shown to assemble into a channel-like structure, while YggE from E. coli has been associated with resistance to oxidative stress.) — protein sequence MKMKSVIAVAFLALIFGALSVSRAQDGGDQKRTLSVNGRGEASAEADVAYLRLSVETMAKSASQAVKENAEKTNKVMETIKARLGEDDKVSTAGYSLSPVYEYNNQANKSEFKGYMAGNQIVVEAHNLKEIGKIIDSTTEAGLNKIESLSFDTTKRANYRREALRAAVEDARATAETVAKAAGVSITKIVQLSPSYDYPTPVYRDYALSKTAVEESAPTPIEPGDITVSASVNMVFEIE from the coding sequence ATGAAAATGAAATCTGTAATAGCGGTCGCGTTTTTAGCGCTCATATTCGGAGCGCTTTCCGTTAGCCGGGCCCAGGACGGCGGGGATCAGAAAAGGACGCTGAGCGTAAACGGAAGGGGCGAGGCAAGCGCAGAGGCTGACGTTGCGTATTTGAGACTTTCAGTCGAAACCATGGCAAAAAGCGCCTCCCAGGCGGTAAAAGAAAACGCAGAGAAGACGAACAAAGTGATGGAAACAATAAAAGCCCGGCTTGGCGAGGACGACAAAGTCTCAACCGCCGGATACAGCCTGTCCCCAGTATATGAGTACAATAATCAAGCCAATAAATCGGAATTCAAAGGATACATGGCCGGCAATCAGATAGTAGTCGAGGCGCATAACCTGAAGGAGATAGGAAAAATAATCGATTCGACCACGGAAGCGGGCTTGAACAAAATCGAAAGTTTATCATTCGATACCACGAAAAGAGCAAATTACAGGAGAGAGGCGCTCCGCGCGGCAGTAGAGGACGCCAGGGCGACGGCGGAAACGGTCGCAAAGGCGGCGGGCGTAAGCATAACAAAAATAGTTCAGCTATCACCCTCTTACGATTACCCTACTCCCGTATACAGGGATTACGCCTTGAGTAAAACAGCGGTCGAGGAATCCGCACCAACACCTATCGAGCCCGGAGATATCACCGTGAGTGCCTCGGTTAATATGGTATTTGAAATAGAGTAA
- a CDS encoding DUF971 domain-containing protein, protein MKYKPVEITEFSDTALMVVWDDGHESIYLYEDLRHECPCATCRQQRKTSKTGKIPFKKTIPLQVKPRGIKPLRIEPVGKYAYRFGWNDKHDTGIYTFEFLRGLCSCEDCRTAD, encoded by the coding sequence TTGAAATATAAACCTGTAGAAATAACGGAATTCAGCGACACCGCTTTGATGGTGGTATGGGACGACGGTCATGAAAGCATTTATCTGTATGAGGACCTGAGGCACGAATGTCCCTGCGCAACATGCAGACAGCAGAGAAAAACAAGCAAGACAGGCAAAATTCCTTTCAAGAAAACCATTCCGTTACAGGTTAAGCCCCGGGGCATAAAACCGCTCCGGATTGAGCCTGTGGGGAAGTACGCCTACAGGTTCGGCTGGAACGATAAACACGATACAGGGATTTACACCTTTGAGTTTTTAAGGGGATTATGCAGCTGCGAGGACTGCCGTACAGCTGATTAA
- a CDS encoding NAD-dependent deacetylase, translating to MKNDAAGTVAEWLKEAQKIVVLTGAELSAESGLPDFSDPRLNPHIRNFRENRDVRADYWRKIREVYPALANAEPGPSHIALAELEFLGNLDCIFTQTTDGLHHRAGSSTVIELNSSVLWVTCTSCGKDYSLDEIINSLEKGAEIPVCMQCGSDQLKPPVSFPGQPPPHWEAREAWIRLHNADLFLIAGASLENEPVASFPFLAKERNARVVVISEKESPADDYVDAVIYGKPGRVLTYILKKMKESITIT from the coding sequence ATGAAAAACGACGCGGCGGGGACGGTTGCAGAGTGGCTAAAAGAGGCCCAAAAGATTGTAGTGCTCACGGGCGCCGAACTATCGGCGGAAAGCGGACTCCCGGATTTTTCGGATCCCAGACTCAATCCGCATATCAGGAACTTCAGGGAGAACAGAGACGTCAGGGCCGACTACTGGAGGAAAATCAGGGAGGTTTACCCCGCACTCGCCAATGCGGAACCCGGCCCCTCGCACATAGCGTTGGCAGAGCTTGAATTCCTCGGAAACCTCGACTGCATATTTACACAGACGACGGACGGGCTTCACCACCGTGCGGGAAGCTCGACCGTGATAGAGCTTAACAGCAGCGTGCTCTGGGTTACCTGCACAAGCTGCGGGAAGGACTATTCGCTCGATGAAATAATAAACAGCCTTGAAAAAGGGGCTGAAATACCCGTATGCATGCAATGCGGGAGCGACCAGTTAAAACCTCCTGTCTCCTTTCCCGGACAGCCTCCTCCTCATTGGGAGGCCAGGGAGGCCTGGATAAGACTCCATAACGCCGACCTCTTCCTTATTGCCGGAGCGTCCCTAGAGAACGAACCTGTCGCTTCTTTTCCGTTCCTGGCCAAGGAGAGAAACGCCAGGGTTGTCGTCATAAGCGAGAAGGAAAGCCCCGCAGATGACTATGTAGACGCGGTAATATACGGCAAGCCGGGACGGGTATTGACATACATTTTAAAAAAGATGAAAGAAAGCATTACCATTACCTAG
- a CDS encoding FAD-dependent thymidylate synthase, producing MAEEKSLQTEVEKYVSNVDRDIYTVSNIPEEVIAVIFAYVSRSPKSFRDNIGVVIQEEQLGQERASKFHEKWVLNYGHASVAEHAAVHVGIERVSRLFSSLLELSNEYISFTEYSQRYQKPRKGDFYMPGELDGLPSLKKEYISLNEYQYDIYAELNDKLFAFLKETVPVPDGMEEKTHYRALEKIAFEDARYALNLATFTNLGMTANARAIEDSLTGLLSSKYAEVRQRAQEIKDEVRFSVPTLVKYANENEYITGTRRRLVSAASSIFGENAGKPSETGCGVKLLDWTGKDSPDPEEAAIDKMIGAILFEHSDAAYDDVDRELSKSDLTGKLDILKNSLERLGKYDNPINALKLVSYEAEFVISEACWHQLLRHRRTNWIYKDPSVSHGITIPPNIEKSGGADLLLKATEKSEELYVKLMNEKLPGTASYVVTNAHNRRVLGSFDLWELYHLINLRMSEGAQWDIKNITGMLADKIGKYHPNLVAPALKRIK from the coding sequence ATGGCTGAGGAAAAATCGCTCCAGACTGAAGTTGAAAAATACGTATCCAACGTGGATAGGGACATATACACGGTAAGCAATATTCCGGAAGAGGTAATCGCCGTGATCTTCGCCTACGTCAGCAGAAGCCCCAAGAGCTTCAGGGATAACATTGGTGTGGTTATACAGGAAGAACAGCTCGGGCAGGAAAGAGCGTCCAAGTTCCACGAAAAATGGGTTCTCAACTACGGACACGCCTCGGTGGCCGAGCACGCAGCGGTCCATGTGGGCATCGAGAGGGTCTCCCGGCTTTTTTCGTCCCTTCTTGAGCTCTCAAACGAGTACATATCCTTTACGGAATACTCACAGCGTTATCAGAAGCCACGGAAGGGAGATTTTTACATGCCGGGCGAGCTTGACGGTCTACCTTCACTAAAAAAAGAATACATATCGTTAAACGAGTATCAGTACGACATCTATGCAGAGCTTAACGACAAACTGTTCGCGTTTTTAAAAGAGACCGTACCGGTCCCGGACGGCATGGAGGAAAAAACACATTACAGGGCGCTTGAGAAGATCGCATTTGAAGACGCCCGGTACGCGCTCAATCTGGCTACATTCACCAACCTCGGCATGACGGCAAACGCAAGGGCCATAGAGGACTCCCTGACCGGGCTTCTTTCCAGCAAATACGCGGAGGTAAGACAGAGGGCTCAGGAAATAAAAGACGAGGTGAGGTTTTCGGTTCCCACCCTCGTAAAATACGCGAACGAAAACGAATACATCACCGGGACACGCCGGAGGCTCGTTTCCGCGGCAAGCTCAATCTTCGGCGAGAACGCGGGAAAACCATCTGAAACGGGCTGCGGCGTAAAGCTTCTCGACTGGACGGGTAAAGATTCCCCTGACCCGGAAGAAGCAGCCATCGATAAGATGATAGGCGCGATACTTTTCGAGCACTCGGATGCAGCTTACGACGACGTAGACAGGGAATTGAGCAAATCCGATTTAACCGGCAAGCTTGATATATTAAAAAACTCTCTAGAAAGACTGGGCAAATACGACAATCCGATAAACGCGCTTAAGCTCGTGAGTTACGAAGCCGAGTTTGTAATAAGCGAGGCATGCTGGCATCAGCTTCTCCGACACAGGAGAACCAACTGGATATACAAGGACCCCTCCGTCTCACACGGGATAACGATTCCGCCCAATATAGAAAAATCCGGTGGAGCCGACCTGCTCTTGAAAGCAACCGAGAAAAGCGAGGAACTTTACGTGAAGCTCATGAACGAAAAATTACCCGGGACCGCGAGTTATGTGGTGACGAACGCTCATAACAGGCGGGTTCTCGGGAGCTTTGACCTGTGGGAGCTATATCATCTGATTAATTTAAGGATGTCAGAAGGGGCGCAGTGGGACATTAAAAATATTACGGGGATGCTGGCGGACAAAATCGGCAAGTATCACCCGAATCTTGTAGCTCCTGCCCTGAAAAGGATAAAATAG